One Salmo salar chromosome ssa01, Ssal_v3.1, whole genome shotgun sequence DNA window includes the following coding sequences:
- the ap3m1 gene encoding AP-3 complex subunit mu-1 isoform X2 — protein sequence MINSLFLINPSGDIFLEKHWKSVVTRSVCDYFLEAKEKALEPEDVPPVIHTPHHYLISIYRDKLFFLSVIQTEVPPLFVIEFLHRVAEMIQDYFGECSETVVKDNMVMVYELLEEMLDNGFPLATESNVLKEMIRPPTILRSVVNTLTGTSNVGDTLPTGQLSTIPWRRAGVKYTNNEAYFDVVEEIDAILDRSGTTVLAEIQGVVEACVKLSGMPDLTLSFMNPRLLDDVSFHPCVRYKRWESERVLSFIPPDGNFTLMTYHVNAQNLVAIPVYVKQSISFFEGGSGGRLDVTVGPKQTMGKTVEGVMVTVHLPKTILSINLTATQGSYTYDNGTKLLVWDIGKLNPQKLPNLRGSLSLQAGAPKPEENPSLNINLKIQQLAISGLKVNRLDMFGEKYKPFKGVKYITKAGKFQVRT from the exons ATGATCAACAGCCTGTTCTTGATCAACCCTTCGGGGGACATCTTCCTGGAGAAGCACTGGAAAAGTGTGGTCACTCGGTCGGTGTGTGACTACTTCCTGGAAGCCAAAGAGAAGGCTCTGGAACCTGAGGACGTTCCACCTGTCATACACACCCCTCATCACTACCTCATCAGCATCTACAG GGACAAGCTGTTCTTCCTCTCCGTCATCCAGACTGAGGTTCCTCCGCTGTTTGTCATTGAGTTCCTGCACCGCGTCGCAGAGATGATCCAG GACTACTTTGGGGAGTGTTCGGAGACAGTAGTCAAGGACAACATGGTGATGGTGTATGAGCTGTTGGAGGAGATGCTTGACAACGGGTTTCCCCTGGCAACCGAATCTAACGTCCTCAAAGAGATGATCAGACCACCCACCATCCTCCGATCTGTTGTCAACACACTGACCG ggaccAGTAACGTTGGAGACACGTTGCCAACTGGTCAGCTGTCGACCATCCCGTGGAGGCGGGCCGGAGTGAAGTACACCAATAACGAAGCTTACTTTGACGTGGTGGAGGAGATTGACGCTATCCTGGACCGATCAG GTACGACAGTGTTAGCAGAGATCCAGGGTGTGGTCGAGGCGTGTGTCAAGCTGTCTGGTATGCCCGACCTCACACTCTCCTTCATG AATCCTCGTCTCCTTGACGATGTGAGTTTCCACCCATGTGTTCGCTATAAACGCTGGGAGTCTGAGCGCGTCCTCTCCTTCATTCCCCCCGATGGGAACTTCACCCTAATGACCTATCACGTCAATGCACAGAA TCTTGTAGCCATCCCAGTGTATGTGAAGCAGAGCATCAGTTTCTTTGAGGGTGGTTCTGGTGGCCGTCTGGACGTGACCGTTGGACCGAAGCAGACCATGGGGAAGACGGTCGAAGGGGTGATGGTCACAGTCCACTTGCCCAAAACTATCCTCAGCATCAATCTGACTGCCACACAGGGCAGTTACACATATGACAATGGTACAAAG ttGTTGGTGTGGGACATTGGAAAGTTGAACCCACAGAAGCTTCCTAACTTGCGAGGTAGTCTGAGTCTGCAGGCTGGAGCCCCCAAACCAGAGGAGAACCCCAGTCTGAACATCAACCTGAAGATACAGCAACTTGCCATATCAG
- the ap3m1 gene encoding AP-3 complex subunit mu-1 isoform X1: MINSLFLINPSGDIFLEKHWKSVVTRSVCDYFLEAKEKALEPEDVPPVIHTPHHYLISIYRSCMQCIRDKLFFLSVIQTEVPPLFVIEFLHRVAEMIQDYFGECSETVVKDNMVMVYELLEEMLDNGFPLATESNVLKEMIRPPTILRSVVNTLTGTSNVGDTLPTGQLSTIPWRRAGVKYTNNEAYFDVVEEIDAILDRSGTTVLAEIQGVVEACVKLSGMPDLTLSFMNPRLLDDVSFHPCVRYKRWESERVLSFIPPDGNFTLMTYHVNAQNLVAIPVYVKQSISFFEGGSGGRLDVTVGPKQTMGKTVEGVMVTVHLPKTILSINLTATQGSYTYDNGTKLLVWDIGKLNPQKLPNLRGSLSLQAGAPKPEENPSLNINLKIQQLAISGLKVNRLDMFGEKYKPFKGVKYITKAGKFQVRT; this comes from the exons ATGATCAACAGCCTGTTCTTGATCAACCCTTCGGGGGACATCTTCCTGGAGAAGCACTGGAAAAGTGTGGTCACTCGGTCGGTGTGTGACTACTTCCTGGAAGCCAAAGAGAAGGCTCTGGAACCTGAGGACGTTCCACCTGTCATACACACCCCTCATCACTACCTCATCAGCATCTACAGGTCATGCATGCAGtgtattag GGACAAGCTGTTCTTCCTCTCCGTCATCCAGACTGAGGTTCCTCCGCTGTTTGTCATTGAGTTCCTGCACCGCGTCGCAGAGATGATCCAG GACTACTTTGGGGAGTGTTCGGAGACAGTAGTCAAGGACAACATGGTGATGGTGTATGAGCTGTTGGAGGAGATGCTTGACAACGGGTTTCCCCTGGCAACCGAATCTAACGTCCTCAAAGAGATGATCAGACCACCCACCATCCTCCGATCTGTTGTCAACACACTGACCG ggaccAGTAACGTTGGAGACACGTTGCCAACTGGTCAGCTGTCGACCATCCCGTGGAGGCGGGCCGGAGTGAAGTACACCAATAACGAAGCTTACTTTGACGTGGTGGAGGAGATTGACGCTATCCTGGACCGATCAG GTACGACAGTGTTAGCAGAGATCCAGGGTGTGGTCGAGGCGTGTGTCAAGCTGTCTGGTATGCCCGACCTCACACTCTCCTTCATG AATCCTCGTCTCCTTGACGATGTGAGTTTCCACCCATGTGTTCGCTATAAACGCTGGGAGTCTGAGCGCGTCCTCTCCTTCATTCCCCCCGATGGGAACTTCACCCTAATGACCTATCACGTCAATGCACAGAA TCTTGTAGCCATCCCAGTGTATGTGAAGCAGAGCATCAGTTTCTTTGAGGGTGGTTCTGGTGGCCGTCTGGACGTGACCGTTGGACCGAAGCAGACCATGGGGAAGACGGTCGAAGGGGTGATGGTCACAGTCCACTTGCCCAAAACTATCCTCAGCATCAATCTGACTGCCACACAGGGCAGTTACACATATGACAATGGTACAAAG ttGTTGGTGTGGGACATTGGAAAGTTGAACCCACAGAAGCTTCCTAACTTGCGAGGTAGTCTGAGTCTGCAGGCTGGAGCCCCCAAACCAGAGGAGAACCCCAGTCTGAACATCAACCTGAAGATACAGCAACTTGCCATATCAG
- the ap3m1 gene encoding AP-3 complex subunit mu-1 isoform X3: MIQDYFGECSETVVKDNMVMVYELLEEMLDNGFPLATESNVLKEMIRPPTILRSVVNTLTGTSNVGDTLPTGQLSTIPWRRAGVKYTNNEAYFDVVEEIDAILDRSGTTVLAEIQGVVEACVKLSGMPDLTLSFMNPRLLDDVSFHPCVRYKRWESERVLSFIPPDGNFTLMTYHVNAQNLVAIPVYVKQSISFFEGGSGGRLDVTVGPKQTMGKTVEGVMVTVHLPKTILSINLTATQGSYTYDNGTKLLVWDIGKLNPQKLPNLRGSLSLQAGAPKPEENPSLNINLKIQQLAISGLKVNRLDMFGEKYKPFKGVKYITKAGKFQVRT; this comes from the exons ATGATCCAG GACTACTTTGGGGAGTGTTCGGAGACAGTAGTCAAGGACAACATGGTGATGGTGTATGAGCTGTTGGAGGAGATGCTTGACAACGGGTTTCCCCTGGCAACCGAATCTAACGTCCTCAAAGAGATGATCAGACCACCCACCATCCTCCGATCTGTTGTCAACACACTGACCG ggaccAGTAACGTTGGAGACACGTTGCCAACTGGTCAGCTGTCGACCATCCCGTGGAGGCGGGCCGGAGTGAAGTACACCAATAACGAAGCTTACTTTGACGTGGTGGAGGAGATTGACGCTATCCTGGACCGATCAG GTACGACAGTGTTAGCAGAGATCCAGGGTGTGGTCGAGGCGTGTGTCAAGCTGTCTGGTATGCCCGACCTCACACTCTCCTTCATG AATCCTCGTCTCCTTGACGATGTGAGTTTCCACCCATGTGTTCGCTATAAACGCTGGGAGTCTGAGCGCGTCCTCTCCTTCATTCCCCCCGATGGGAACTTCACCCTAATGACCTATCACGTCAATGCACAGAA TCTTGTAGCCATCCCAGTGTATGTGAAGCAGAGCATCAGTTTCTTTGAGGGTGGTTCTGGTGGCCGTCTGGACGTGACCGTTGGACCGAAGCAGACCATGGGGAAGACGGTCGAAGGGGTGATGGTCACAGTCCACTTGCCCAAAACTATCCTCAGCATCAATCTGACTGCCACACAGGGCAGTTACACATATGACAATGGTACAAAG ttGTTGGTGTGGGACATTGGAAAGTTGAACCCACAGAAGCTTCCTAACTTGCGAGGTAGTCTGAGTCTGCAGGCTGGAGCCCCCAAACCAGAGGAGAACCCCAGTCTGAACATCAACCTGAAGATACAGCAACTTGCCATATCAG